Genomic segment of Streptomyces sp. NBC_01210:
GACCTTGATGACATCGCCGGAGGCGAGCTTCTCGAGATTTGCCTTGTAGCGACGGGACCAGTTCGTCGGCTCTTCGGCATACGGCGCGCGCAGCACCTCGAAGACCCGGTCGAGCCCGTCCTGACCGACCACATCGCGTACGCCGACGAACTCCGCATTGTCCGCTGGCACGCGAACCGTCAGGTCGCCCTGGGCGACCTTGAGCACCAAGTAGGTCTTGTCCACGCCTTTGATCTGGCGAGTTTCGATGGCCTCGATCAGCGCGGCCCCGTGATGGGGATAGACCACGGTGTCGCCAACCTTGAACGTCATGTGACAGGTACCCCTTCCGTGGCTATCCAGAGTAACACGAGAACGGCTTCTACTGAATGGCGTTTTCGCAGGTCAGGGCATATCTCGGGGCTTGACAACAGCAACACGAACGTGCTGCGGACGCCTTCCGGAGGGGGGTATTCGCAGGTCGGAGCGGCTGCGCGGGCGGACAGAAACGCGCACGTTACACACAACAGAACACCCTCCCCGGAGGGGGAAACATCCCGTTTTGCCGGGTTCCAAGTGGTGAACTTCCCGTACTCCGTTCGGTGGCCGGTCACCCGTACGGACGGATGTGCTGTCGAATCGGGAATTGATCTACGTGGGGTATTCGGTAAGCAATGTGTGGTGGCCCGGAGAATTGATCACCCCGGTTATGTGAACGGAGTACGAATCGACACGATCGGACTGCCTTCTCGGACCACGTTCTCGGACTGCGTTCTCGGACCGCCTCCCGAGCTGCCTCAGGACGCCTCTCGACCGCCTCTCCGGCGAAGGGGCGGGTCGGGTGCAGGGCGGGCAGGGCGGCTCGGTAACCTAAGCGCGAGCTGACACCCCTTTAGCCGATCTTCGAGCCGGCGCAACCGCCGGCTCAACTGCCGGTGCCGGCTCACCGCCCGTCCATAGCCAGTCCGTACGTCCTAGGAGATGCCGCCGCCGTGAGCCGCAGCCTTCGACGCGGCGCCCTCGCCGCAACTGCCATCGTGTTCTCGATCGCCGCGCTCTCCGCCTGCGGTGCGGGCACCGACGCGCAGACCCTCGCCGTCAAGCCGGACAACGCCGCCACGACGGTCGACACGATCAAGATCCAGAACGTGACGGTGATCACCCAGCCGGATCCGAAAGCGGAGGGCCCCGCGGTCGTCAGCGCGACGGTCTTCAACAACGGCACCACGCAGCAGACCATCGACGCGATCACGCTGCCCGGCACGAGCGCCCAGGTGAAGCTCAGCCCGGCCAAGGGCTCCGGCCCGATCACGGTGCCGGCCTACAGCTCGGTCATCTTCGGCGGCGCGGGTAACGCCTCCGCCGTGATCGAGAACGGCCGCGAGGCCGCCAAGGCCGGTAACGTGCAGGAGGTCGCCTTCCGCTTCAGCGAGACCGGCGACGTGAAGGTGCAGGCGTTCATCGTTCCGGCGAAGGGCTACTTCGAGGGCTTCGGCCCGAGCTCCCTGCCGAAGCCGCCGGAGAAGCCCGCGGAGAAGCCCTCCGGTGCCCCCTCCTCGACGCCGTCCGGCACTCCCTCGGGAGGAGCCACGGGCGCGGCGGGCGAGCCCGGCAACGGCCGGTCCGGCGAGCCCGGTACGCCGTCGGACTCCGCCTCGGCGTCGAACTCGTCGAACGAAGCCGGTCAGTGACGACCACGCCGGCACAGCTGTAACAACGCGAGGGGCGCCCCGCCGGAAAGGATTCCGGCGGGGCGCCCCTCGTCGTACTACTGCCGGTTTACGGCTCGAACTTGTAGCCCAGGCCGCGCACCGTCACCAGGTACCGGGGCGCACCGGGGTCCGGCTCGATCTTGGCGCGCAGGCGCTTGACGTGGACGTCGAGGGTCTTCGTGTCGCCCACGTAGTCCGCACCCCAGACGCGGTCGATCAGCTGCATACGGGTCAGTACCCGGCCCGCGTTGCGCAGCAGCATCTCCAGCAGGTCGAACTCCTTCAGCGGGAGATCCACCTTGCCGCCCGAGACCGTGACGACGTGACGGTCCACGTCCATCCGGACCGGGCCGGCCTCCAGAGCTGCCGGGGTGACCTCCTCCGGCTCGCCGCGGCGGCGCAGGACCGCGCGGATGCGGGCGACCAGCTCCCGCGAGGAGAAGGGCTTGGTGACATAGTCGTCGGCTCCTATCTCCAGCCCGACGACCTTGTCGATCTCACTGTCCTTGGCGGTCACCATGATGACCGGGACGTTCGACCGGCCGCGCAGCTGGCGGCAGACCTCGGTGCCCGGCAGGCCGGGCAACATCAGGTCGAGGAGGACGAGGTCGGCGCCATTGCGCTCGAACTCGTCGAGCCCCTCGGGGCCCGTGGTCGCGATGGCGACCTCGAAGCCCTCCTTACGGAGCATGTAGGACAGGGCGTCGCTGAATGATTCCTCATCCTCGACGACGAGCACTCGGGTCACGGAAGGACCTCCGGGGCAGGGATTTCGGCGTTCGGATCGGTGTCGTAAGGCCGGTCGTCGTCCTCGTCGACGCGATCCGGTCCGGTGGCTTGACGGTCCCGTACGGCGCCCGCTTCGGGCAGCCGCAGGGTGAAGGTGGAGCCCTGTCCCTCGGAGCTCCAGACCGTGACCTCCCCGCCGTGCGAGGCGGCCACATGCTTGACGATGGCCAGTCCCAGACCTGTACCT
This window contains:
- a CDS encoding response regulator transcription factor codes for the protein MTRVLVVEDEESFSDALSYMLRKEGFEVAIATTGPEGLDEFERNGADLVLLDLMLPGLPGTEVCRQLRGRSNVPVIMVTAKDSEIDKVVGLEIGADDYVTKPFSSRELVARIRAVLRRRGEPEEVTPAALEAGPVRMDVDRHVVTVSGGKVDLPLKEFDLLEMLLRNAGRVLTRMQLIDRVWGADYVGDTKTLDVHVKRLRAKIEPDPGAPRYLVTVRGLGYKFEP
- a CDS encoding CarD family transcriptional regulator, encoding MTFKVGDTVVYPHHGAALIEAIETRQIKGVDKTYLVLKVAQGDLTVRVPADNAEFVGVRDVVGQDGLDRVFEVLRAPYAEEPTNWSRRYKANLEKLASGDVIKVAEVVRDLWRRERERGLSAGEKRMLAKARQILVSELALAENTNEDKAEALLDEVLAS
- a CDS encoding DUF461 domain-containing protein translates to MSRSLRRGALAATAIVFSIAALSACGAGTDAQTLAVKPDNAATTVDTIKIQNVTVITQPDPKAEGPAVVSATVFNNGTTQQTIDAITLPGTSAQVKLSPAKGSGPITVPAYSSVIFGGAGNASAVIENGREAAKAGNVQEVAFRFSETGDVKVQAFIVPAKGYFEGFGPSSLPKPPEKPAEKPSGAPSSTPSGTPSGGATGAAGEPGNGRSGEPGTPSDSASASNSSNEAGQ